From Streptomyces sp. SAI-135:
CACGGCACCGAGACCGACGGGGCCGGGAACCTCCTCCAGTACGTCGGCCACGGCACGTTCATCGCCGGTGTCCTCGCGGCCGTCGCGCCCAACACCGACATCACCGTCCGCAACACCCTCAACGACGCGGGCGCCATCCTGGAGTCCGAGCTCGGCGAGAAGCTCTTCGAGGCTGTCGACGGCGGCTGGCCCGACATCATCAGCCTCTCCGCGGGCACCTCCAACGGCCGCACCGACGGTCTGCTCGGGATGGCCGCGTTCATGGAGGAACTGCGCGCCCACGACACCCTGCTGGTCGCCGCCGCCGGCAACAACGCCAGTGCCAGCCCCTTCTGGCCCGCTGCCTACGCCGACCTGCCCGACTACCGGGACGTCGTCCTGTCGGTCGGCGCGCTGCGCGGCGACGGCGAGTTCGGCGCCTGCTTCAGCAACCACGGCTCCTGGGTCAAGGTCTACGCCCCCGGTGAGCGCCTCACCAGCGCACTGACCGGCTTCGACGCACCGGTGCCGTACCAGTACCAGCACTCCACCTACGACGCCTGCCGGTACGGCTTCACCTACGTGTGCACCTGCCAGTCCCCCTCCCACGTCGGCGTGTTGAGCGAGGACGGCAGTGTCACCAAGCCGGACCAGGTCATGTTCGAGGGGTACGCGCACTGGAGCGGCACCTCCTTCGCAACCCCGGTCGTGGCAGGGCTGGTCGCCGCCCACATGACCGCGAACAAGGAGACCGACCCGCGCGCGGCCCGGCAGCAACTGCTGGCCGCCAACACTCAGTTCGCCGAAGTGCGCGGGGCGCACGTGCCGGCGCTCAGGCCGGCCGGCTGGCGCCCGGTGCCGGTCGTGCAGCGTCCGGTCGGCGCATGACGGCCGGAACGGCCCCTTCCACGGCGTACGATGACTTGCCGTACACGAGGGGTGGGACCGTGGACCGAGCAGATGTCGGTGCGCTGGTCCAGTCCGCCGTCGACGGTGACGCGGCGGCCTGGAAGGCGTTGGTGGAAGGGCTGAGCCCACTGGTGTGGGCCGTGGTGCGCGCGCACCGGCTCTCCGACGCCGACGCGCACGAGGTGTACCAGACCGTGTGGTTCCGCTTCGCCCAGCACCTGGGGCGGATCCGCGAACCCGACAAGGCGAAGTCGTGGCTGGCCAGCACCGCGCGCCACGAGTGCCTGAAGGTGCTCAAGAGCTTAAGGCGGCTGACCGTCACGGACGACCCGCAGCTCCTGGACCGGATCAGCGAGGACCGTACGCCCGAGCAGTCGTTCATCGACTCCGAGGAGGCGGCCGCCCAGAGCGAACGCGTGCGGTACCTGTGGCAGGAGTTCGAGGAACTCGGCGAGCGGTGCAGGCAGTTGCTGCGCATCCTGATGGCCTCGCCGAAGCCCGGCTACCAGGAGGTGTCCGCCGCCCTGGGGATCGCGGTGGGCAGCATCGGACCTCTGCGCCAGCGCTGCCTCAGGCGGCTGCGGGCGCGGCTCGAAGCCCGGGGGGCGGTATGAGCGACAGGAACGACGACTTCGGCGACGACGTCCTCGACTCCGGTGCGGACGCGCTGCCCGACGAGGAGTTCGCCCTGGAACTGCTGGAGGAGGAGCTCCGGCAGGCGACGGCCATCCTCGATCCGGTACCGCCGGACCTGCGGCAGATCGCCGTCGAGGCGTTCGCGCTGCACGACCTGGACAGCCGGATCGCCGAACTCGCCTTCGACTCGGTGGTGGACGCCATCCCGGTGAGGGGAGCGACGGGGGCGCCGCGGATGCTGACCTTCCACGCGGGAGAGGTGACGGTCGACGTCGAACTCACCCCGCAGGGCCTCATGGGGCAGGTGCTGCCGCCCCAGTCGGCCCGGATCGAGGTGCTCAGCGGTCCGCAGGCGGGCTCGCCGCTCACCACCGACGACATGG
This genomic window contains:
- a CDS encoding S8/S53 family peptidase → MAPQRFHEQFDQIQRSMPDVPLALGPDDASEFIYEKGVVLARDGRDAALVEETVRTHFTAATGLTGDYVRRDSPETNRSGITRIKVGDPGHGDRRGDRAVTHALRAMSEREGRAGHRLVSRNHVVSIAVNSCPGDEPVPASLSQGTNPAPAEAVHDPDTAVGVLVVDNGLTHDHPLVPLLAHVAGDLHGTETDGAGNLLQYVGHGTFIAGVLAAVAPNTDITVRNTLNDAGAILESELGEKLFEAVDGGWPDIISLSAGTSNGRTDGLLGMAAFMEELRAHDTLLVAAAGNNASASPFWPAAYADLPDYRDVVLSVGALRGDGEFGACFSNHGSWVKVYAPGERLTSALTGFDAPVPYQYQHSTYDACRYGFTYVCTCQSPSHVGVLSEDGSVTKPDQVMFEGYAHWSGTSFATPVVAGLVAAHMTANKETDPRAARQQLLAANTQFAEVRGAHVPALRPAGWRPVPVVQRPVGA
- a CDS encoding sigma-70 family RNA polymerase sigma factor, which codes for MDRADVGALVQSAVDGDAAAWKALVEGLSPLVWAVVRAHRLSDADAHEVYQTVWFRFAQHLGRIREPDKAKSWLASTARHECLKVLKSLRRLTVTDDPQLLDRISEDRTPEQSFIDSEEAAAQSERVRYLWQEFEELGERCRQLLRILMASPKPGYQEVSAALGIAVGSIGPLRQRCLRRLRARLEARGAV